The genomic stretch TAGTGTTGAAAAACGAAGTACTCTCTAAAGTCTAATTTGCTTGAGTGCTTGACGCTTTGCAAGGAAATAGAAGTAAGTTACGTCATGCAGAAGCGTTTGAAGGCGAAGATTGTTAGTAACTTTGTAACCATACTGGTGTTTAATTTTTATAGTTTCCTCTCGACGTCTTTGTGGATAGAGAACGCTGAAGTTTGTTTTATGCCATCTAAAAGCTGCAAGTGTACTGGGTAGATAGCTGAATTGATAGCCTAGGCTTGAGAGGCGAACAAAATATTCATAGTCCATACACAATTTGTAAGAAATATCAATTAAATGATCTGCATCGATAATTGATTTTCTGAAAAAAGTGGTGGTCGATTGAATATAGCAACCGTAGTAAAGTAAAACCCCGTAGTCAAAACGATGATCTTTCTTGATCTTTAAGGACTTTTTGTCTTGATCAACCATTAGTGTGTCGCCATATATGACATCTGTCTTGGGGAATTCTGTAAAAACCTGCGCCACTTTAGAGAAGGTTTCAGGGAGGTAGTAGTCATCCGCGTTTAACCAGGCAACTATATCCCCAGTCGCCATTTTGAAGCCTTTATTAATTGCGTCTGATTGTCCTTTGTCTGGTTCAGAAATCCACTTCAAGTGTGAGAGATGAGCGTAGCGTTTGATAACATCTAAAGTTTCATCTGTACTCTGAGCATCAACAATTATATGTTCCTTGTCAGGATATTCCTGGCTATTGACACTTTGAATCGCATCAGCAATAAATTGACCTTGATTGTAGGAAGGAGTAATGATACTGATCTTAACCATGGTTCTGTCTTTCGTGGATTCGTTTTAAGTTTAAAGGAAAATGTGGGCGGAGCTTTACGTGAACTAGCGGTATCAAGCGATCGTAGTCTTGAGTACTCAAAAAAGCGAACTTGAGTTCCAAAACAAAAGCCCATTCTAACTAGTCAATACCTAAACGACAGCGAGGTTATCAATGGAGCTTGTTTGTTTACCACTAAACATCTCTAATTCTTCCCTTTGAGTTTATAGCATTTTGGTAAATACCTATTAATTTTTCATAGTTCCTTTCAGCATCATACTTCACCTTAAATTCGTTATAGGAGCTTTGTCGCATGCGAGCGAGTTTGTCAGGGTTATCCAAGACCCACTTAATTTTTACAGCTAGGTCTTCTGCGTCTCCTGGAGAGAAATGCAATCCATTACGACCATCATCAATAAGCTCCGCGAGAGCACCAATTTTAGAAGCTATGACGGGAGTTCCAACCGAAAAAGATTCGATAACGACCAGCCCAAAGGTTTCATACCATTCCGAAGGTACAACAACAAATTGAGCATTTGCCATCAGCTGGTTTACCAGCTCAGGAGGTTGCTTGCCCAGTAACTCAACATTTGAAACATACTGTGTTTCTTCCTTCACTTGTTGAGCAAGAGGTCCATCTCCCACGATCTTCAGCTTTATTTTTCCGTCTAGCCGTTTCCAAGCCTCTAGCAATGTGCCAATTCCCTTTTCTTGATAGAGACGCCCAACGTAAACAGCATAAGGGTTCTGGTCTAAGTCGATTGATTTCTCACTAGATAGTGAAGGCGGATAAACAAAATTAGGCTTTACAAAAAGCTTATCGGCTGGTATTCCCCCTTGAACAAATTTTTGGCGAGAAAATTCAGTTAGACATATATACGCATCCACGCGTTCTTTCCAAGTTCCAATCCAGCGATGGATAGAGGACATCGCGGATACAGCAGCTGAGCCAATACTGCTGCCCCGATAACATTTGTGGATTACACCTGACCATCCAAAGGGTTGTCCTAAACAGTCTTCACAAATGCGTCCATCTCGATAGAACGAAGCAATTGCACACAGAACTCGATAATTGTGCAGAGTTTGGACTATAGGAATACCTGCCTCATTACAAGCAAAATATACGGAAGGAGACAGAAGTGGAAAAAAATTGTGAACGTGTACAACCTCGGGCTTGAATTTCGAAATGGCGTCTCCCACAAGTTTCTTGGAGCTTTGTGAATAGATTACGTTTATTGCAGTCTTTACTTTTCCTAATGTTCCGTCAATCTCGCTATTATCAACCTCTAAAACCTCTACTGCATGACCCCTCGCTTCAAGTAGAGCCTGTTCTGCTCTAACAACAGCTTCTTCACCACTGGTAATACGATAACGATTATGTAATATCAGAACACGCATACTCCTAATTCTCCAGTAGAAGAGGTAGGGGACTAATTTGTATCACAGAAGATGACAGCTTGTAACTTCTTCCGTTCAGTGTTTTAACTTGCTGAATGTTCCATTCAGCAGGAATATCAAAATCAGTATTGTTTATAGAGTTCCATATGATTCGAGCAACAGTATCCCTGTCTCTTCTCACCTCACAGATCCAAATACCCTCCTCATCGGATTGGCAGGAAGTTAAAACAGAGCCGATCAACCATTTCTGCACTTCAGCAAAAGCATTCGCAACTGGCTTGGGTGTCCTACCATCGTAGTCGGTAAATCCCATACTTCGATGTCCCCAAGCATACCAATAAAGTCGCTCAACACCTGCCGCCCAGGAAATGATGTATGCTCGCGCCACATACGCTGAGGCTTCATCCATTGATAGTGCTGCGCCCGCCCACAATTCATCCTCAAGATTGATATCTCGATTTTGAATTCGCCACCCAGTTTCTGTATTCCAAAGCGGTTTATTAGATAAGCCGTGCTTTATCATCAGGTTCTTCACCTGTTCAATACTGGGGAGCATTGCTTCGGGTTTGGCGGGAGCAACATAAAAATGATAACCAATAATATCAGCATAATTTCCACCCCCCTCTGCCAGATAATTATCTAAAAATTTGAAAGAATCACAGCAGGGAGACATTGCCGGAGAAATGACTTTGATTGATGGATCAATCGACTTCAGTATTTGGTAAGCTTCCCTACTCAAATCGACAAGTTGCTTCACGGAACCCGAATAGAATTTTTGAGAATTAGGTTCATTCCAAATCTCGTAATATCGCACTCGGTCCTTATACCGCATGGCAATCTGTCGAACATAATTTCGCCAGTCTTCAATCCGCTTAGGTTCAGCAGCGGCTCCTGCTTGATAAGGAGAGTCTTCATCGGGTCGAGCCGAAGCCCAACGAGGAGTTAACCCGAGTACTAGCACGACTTCCGCCTTACTTTCCTCTGCAAGCGATATGTATTGATCTAATAACTGGAAGTTCCATTCTCCCTTGTTCTTTTCTACAAATGCCCATGTTCCGGCAGCATCCCAGGAGCGCCACGAACCAAAAGGAATTGTGGGCCACGTTGCACCGTATTGAAAGTTTAAGGCGTGGAGTGAGAATAGGGTATTTGGAATCGGCTTGCTAGGTGGTTTAAGTTGTACTCCTGCCAGCGATCGTTCATTTATCTGCTGCCTTACATTTTTAAGTTGCTGCTTGATAGGAGGATAGCCGAACATAAAGCCAACTAGAAGTGGCGGAAGAAAGACCAAAATACTCAGCAAAACTGCTCGGCGATGTTTAAGCATGTTAGAACTTGGCAATTAAACAAAGATCAGCTTCGGACGGAAGGTTGTGCTATGTGATAGCCGAGACAGAAGACTGAGGAATTGCTTCCTTGCTTGGTTTTTTCTAGCTAGTGTTTTTCATTGAAGTTGGCTTACTCAACGCCATCCACTGCGCGATCAAGAGCATGAGAGGTGTGGAGTAGGTCATCAAATCGTCTACAGTTGCTTCTGTCAATCCACGGATTAGTGAATAGAGAAGCAAGGCTAAACCTAGAGCTTCCTGAGGAGATCTCCTTTTTGCCGCACGAATCCAACAGAAGGTATAGCTTAGATAGGTAAGAATGGCGAGACTTAACCCGATTCCCCCTAAGGTGTACCAAATATTAAGTACGTCATTATGGGCATGAACTAAGCGAACACCAATGATCTGAGGTGCTGTATATCGGTAGGATTGAAAACCGTACCCCAAAATAGAATTCTGCTGAATGTAATCCCAAGTCATTTCCCAAATTGAACTTCTGCCCGTAGCAGTCGTCAGTGCTTCTCCTCCCTGTTGCTCATTCAAGTATCTATCTAAATAGCCCAACAGCATGGTTGATGAAAGAGCAACAATTCCACCAGCGACTGTTGTGATAAGTAACTTTTTCTTTAGACTAATTTTACTTCGAATTATGTAGACAGTTGAGGCAAGTAAAAAACAAAAGATAGATGTTTTACTTAAACTTCTAAGAAGAGTAAAGAGCTGTACAACAAGAATTAAAATATATGGCAATCGCTGACGCAGTCCGCCTTTTGACTGCAAGATTAAATAGATGCTGGACAAGCCCGCCAATGCCAGCTGATGCCCAATTGTATTTGGGTGAAGAAATTCTTCGTTTCCTAGTCGCCCTTCATTATCGGTTTCTTGAGCAATTAGGGGAACTAGCGCGAAAAAAAAGCTGCCTAAGGTAAAACCTTTAAGACAACTGAAGGAAGCTTCTTCTCTGGAGTTACAGGAGAGAACTCGGACGACAGTGTATTGCTGTAAAGCCAGAATGAGCCAGTAAACGAAAGCAATAGGTTTCGGCGCTCCTGTCCAAAGGACGGTAATTCCAGCCCAGACAGAATAGAGTACAACTAATTTAACAGGCAGGACACTTATTATTCTCCTAAATTCCTGTCTGTTGCCGAATACACCTCCTAATCCAAGTAAAAAGGCAAAAATTCCTGTAACAACTGCCGTTACCGGTCCTGCGACCGTAGGCATACTTCTAAAAAGCAAGTAGGTTAAAGCAGGGGAAATACCAAGGTAGAACCAAAACCAGAATGCAACGTTCGAAATATTAATAAATAAATTACTGGGACTACGAGACCCCTTCTCCTTGGAAAGATTAGTATTCATGGAGTAGTGCCTCATTAGAGAAATCCCAGTGATAATTAGAAGCGGTTAGGATAGCCTTTAAAAACAATAAATAAGCGCTGTTCTTGTCCAAAAGAAAATTACATGATTTTAACTCCAGCATTTCTCAAATATCTGAGTATCACAAAAGTGAAGTAGATAATATAGCCAAATTGACCAAATAAAGTAGCAATCATAACTCCCGTAACACCAACTATTGGACCTAAAATTAAAGTTGAAATTACCGATATAGAAGAAGAAATGATACTTCCAAACACAATCTGGTGAGTTTCGTTAATTGTTCTGAAGAAGTAAAAAGCCTGAAAGCATAAGAATACAAGCAAGCTTATGACAAGTTGCCATATCACCAGATATGAGTACTCTAAATATTCACTACCGTAAGCCAATACCATAAGATTTCTTGAGAAGATAGAAATAAGAATGCATGGAATTATTATGGCAATTCCACCCAAGAGGCTAAAATTAAACAGAAATTGGCTAAGTCCTCGAAGCTGACTTTGTGCGTATCGCTGAGAAGCTTTAATCGGGACGAAGTTTTCCATTCCTTGAAATAGAATATTGAACGGTCCAGTAATATTCTGGGCAGCTCTCAGTCCGCCCAAAGCTTGAGGTCCAAGAATCAAACCACTTAATACTAAAATTCCCTGTGATCCTAGCCAATTAATTTGACCCGCGAGGAATAGGTTAAATCCAGACTTCCAATTCTTCTGGAAAGTTTTTAGAACTTGCTGCCGGAGTGGGTAGAGACTCTCGAAAAAAATTCCAGTGATGAAAGCAAAAGCAGAAGTTGCGGCAATTGCCCAGAAAGCTGAGTTCGTTCCTAAAGTATTTGTGTTAAAGAGAATAATCAATACCAGGACTTGCCCACCATAGCTGGTGAGATCATTAATAAAAGCATCAGCGGATTTGCGAGTGACGAAGTAATAACGCCTGAGCCAATCCTGCAACTGGAAGAAAAGAATACTGAGCGACAGAGGAAGGCTCGAGGAGAAGCTCTCTGAATGGACAAAATAACTGACTGTGTTTGCTGCAATAAAAATCAGTGTACATAGGACAGTACTCAAGGCAATTTGGGATGATAACATTCCTCTTAAGTACTTGCTCTGGTCAAATCCACTTAATTGTGGTGCAATACTCAACATTGGTGCAATAATTAATGCCTGCTGTAAAGTATTTGCATACAACAGAGCAGAATAACTCAGGACAAAACTTCCATAGGCTTCGATTCCTAAAAAACGTGCTAAAAGGATTCCAGTTATAAAGTTTAATGCACTCACAACTATCTGATCAGCTAATGCCCACTTAACTGATCCAACTCGATCTAGCCATTGCTTTAATACACTAATCATAAAATCTGAATCCAGTCATTGGAACAGGCTGTAGAGGGATATTCTTTACCGGAGATAATTTATGGCTTCTCAATGGCTATAGTTTAGCGACGAGTTAGAGTTTTCTCAAAATCACTAAGTCTGTTCATACAACAATATTCTTCGTCTGTGGTAGAAAACAGGAGGGAGAGTTCCTGCGTGGAGAGAAGCTCAACAATTCATTGCTCACAGATATGAATAGTATGGCTAAAAGTTGTTAACGTTAAACTTCTCTTGGTTTTTCAACAGACTCTGTCCAACTTCGTAATAATCTTGGTTGTAATAAGGTTGATTATCAGCCTCCATCGCTAAATCGGCAGCATTCACAACTTGTCCTAAAACTCGCTGCCCTGACTGTTGAAGCAATTCCTGCGCACTAGCAGCGTTCTGGCGAGCAATTACTCCGGGGCGAACAACCATCAAAATGCCATCGGTAGCTTTTCCGATAACTGATGTATCTGCACTAACTAACAGTGGTGGTGTATCAATGACCACAAAATCATAAGACTGGGTAAGAGCTTGAATTAGGTGCCGCATTCTTTGAGATGTCAGTAGAGCTAGCGAGTTTGAGGACAAATTTCCTGCCGGTAAGATATCTAGCTCCTTTACACGCTGAACTGCTTCTTGTAGTTCTACTTGACCAGACAATACATCAGCTAACCCAAAACTACTGGTAATACCCCACATCGTGTGCTGACTAGAGCGACGCAGGTCAGCATCAATTAACAAAGTTTTATTGCAAGCCTCAGATGCAGCGAGCGCCAGATTAGCTGCCAGAGTAGATTTTCCTTCCCCCGCGATAGAACTTGTAACGGCAACAACCTTTACGTTCTGCCCAGCATGAAAATGCCTTAAATTAGTGAAAATCATGCGGTAGATTTCGCTAATAAAAGATTGCGGATTATCTCGGACAGGAATATTAAAGGAGTTTCTCCTTCCATTTTTCCGTAATGAACCAGAAGACTTACCAAAATCTGGAATGACGCCAAGTGTGGGAAATCTAAAGATTGCCTTAGCATCACTACTGGTTTTTATCGTGTTATCTCTATAGTCAAGAATGAATGCAGTCAAAATTCCCAAGATGACGCCGATGGCAGAACCTGCTATCAGATTGAGCAGCTTCTTGGGGGAAACAGGTTTTTCTGGAACTAATGCAGATTCGATAATCTGGGCATTTCCAATATTCTGATTTTCAGCCAGCCTGACTTCTTGCAGCCTCTTGAGCAATGTTTCATAGGTTGATTGAGCAGCATCCAGATTCAGTGCTAACTGTCTCTGAGTTTGCTCTAGGTCGGCTAGAATAACTGCTCGTTGTCTTTGTGCAGAATATTGATTGGTCAAAGTAGCAAGCTGATTTTCAAAAGCATAACGGTCCACTTCAGATTTAATAAGTTCTTGAATCAGATTTTCACGCAATGCTCCAATTTGAATTTCCCCGCCCTGGAAGCTTACTTGCTCTCCGATCACCTCACTCATTCTCTGTTGAAGCAACTTTCGCAGTTCCTCCTCTTTCTGCCTCAAAGAGATAATCAAGGGAGCACTCTCTCGATACCGAACACGGGCTACAGCCAATTGGTCTTGGATGTCTTGCAATTGCTCAAGGGGCTTTTGTACTCCCGGTGCTTGGCTTAGAGAGCCTAAGATTATAGCTTGACTCGGATCTATGTTCAGCTGATTCTGCAAAGAAATAGTGCGTGCTCGCGAATTAGATAATGCTGCTTGTGTTGCGTTAATATTTTCTTGGAGCTTCTGCAAAGTAGTAGAAAAAGCTTTCGCTTCATCATCCGCAGCAACAAATTGGTTTTGCTGCTTAAACTGCTTAAGTGCTGCTGATGTCTGTTGAACACGGAACAGTGTCTCGGGTAACTGCTTTTCAATAAACTCCCTTGCTGCTGTGGCTTCAGCTCGATTATTTAATTTATTGCGTTCTAGATAAAGGTTTAATAACTTATTGACTACCTCTGCTGCCTCTTTGGGATTGCTAGCTTCAAACGCAATCCTGATAGTGCTAGTACCTCGTACAGTCTTGACATCCAGCTTCTGCCTGAACGCTTCAACCGTCAAAGCCTTACCCGACTCGTCCACTAAATTGAGAGAAGAAATAACAGACTGAATAAATGGAATTGATTGAACAACCTCAGCTTCTGTACTAACTTCAGCCGCGTCGGCGATTTCAGATTCTATTTCCGGTGAAATAACGCCGGTTAGGCGAGAAAGGGGATCAACTTTAAGCAAAAGCTGTCCCCCTGCCCGGTAAGTCGGTTTTTGTAACAACGTTATCGTTGCACACATGGCGACAGTAGCACTGAAAACAAGACCAGCAGCTAACCAGTGCCGTCTCAAGGTCATCCAGTACTGTTGAAGATCAATGCCATCTGAGTGGTTTTCGGGGACCATCTTAAATAAACTTCCTGTTACTGAGACAGTACGGAGAATTCAAGCGCAACTATTTGTATAACAAATTATAGTACTGTGCATCTTGATTATCTATAAGTAAGAAACTTTAACTTCATTCCAGGTATAAGAAATAAGTGCGGCTCTTAACAAGACCTTTATGTCTCATGAATGATTTGAGCATTAGCGATAGTCGTTTCTTGTCAGAACGGTCTTGCCTATTAACACTTTTGATCGCCGCTGCTTATAAACGAGATTCAGCTATATTCTCGAAAACGAGAAAGCCTGAACTGTGTACACATCAACTTATGTAGCTTTACTGACTTATTGCTACACTCTACAAGCTCGCTAGAGCAAAACTAGGAACGGAGCATGGAGAATCCCAGAAGCTCTTCTTACTTGCATTATTGAACAACATCAACTCAAAGTTTTGTACTTTCACAGCCGATTAGGATGAAGAAGCATCAAGCATAGCTCACGCCCTCACTGATGGTGTCCGCTTAAAAGTAAGAAGTTGCATAATTGCTAACCATAGAAAGATAGGGATGGTGATCCCATAGCGCCTCCAAAGCCTTCGGGGTTCCTGAATCAATCGATAAAGCCACTCAAGACCCAGCGAACGAATAAAATAAGGAGCACGTTTGTAAATCCCTGCGTAAACTGGAAAAGCACCGCCAAGTCCAAGCATAACTGCCTGAACCTTTCCTCTATGTTGTGCCATCCAGACTTCTTGTTTCGGACATCCAAGTGAAACAAATACCAATCCACATTTACTGCTATTCAGCTTCTGAATGACTGCTTCATCTTCCTCTTCAGATAGAGGGCGGAAAGGTAGAGGTTCCATTCCTAAAATAGTGAGAGATGGAAATTCTTGCTCTAACTTAGCACGCATCTTCTCTAAGGTTGAACCATCAGAGCCTAAAAAGAAAACACCAATATTCTTTTCAGATGCTCGTTTGCATAAGGCTAACATAACATCTAATCCAGCGACTCGATCCTGATTTTTAACACCCATCGATCGAAGCATCCAGACAAGAGGCATGCCGTCTGGAGTAACAAGATCTGATGTATTGAGCACGGAAGCAAAGCTGGGATTGCGATATGCTTCAACCAACATGTGGACGTTAGCGATACATACAAATTTGCTACTCCAGTCCTTTGCCCAATCTAGAATGATCGATACTTGCTCATCAAACGGAAGTGCCGTAACAGAGAATCCAATTACCTTCCTCGAAACGCCGCTTTCTAAAACCATCACTTCAGTAATCCCTAAGTATCAACAGAGAATCTTCGTCAGCTGATCGAGTCCACTATCAGAACCACAATGTCACAGGTTTCTAAAAGTTTTCACAAGCTTACCTTCTATACCATTGAGCAACAACTCAAAGACTATCTACATAGGCGATGCATTGAAGAATGCGCGTTAGTCACAAAATCAACAATAAAGTTACTCTCTCTGAAGATAAAAGTCAAAACTGTAGAGGTCAAGTTC from Leptolyngbya ohadii IS1 encodes the following:
- a CDS encoding glycosyltransferase family 2 protein; the encoded protein is MVKISIITPSYNQGQFIADAIQSVNSQEYPDKEHIIVDAQSTDETLDVIKRYAHLSHLKWISEPDKGQSDAINKGFKMATGDIVAWLNADDYYLPETFSKVAQVFTEFPKTDVIYGDTLMVDQDKKSLKIKKDHRFDYGVLLYYGCYIQSTTTFFRKSIIDADHLIDISYKLCMDYEYFVRLSSLGYQFSYLPSTLAAFRWHKTNFSVLYPQRRREETIKIKHQYGYKVTNNLRLQTLLHDVTYFYFLAKRQALKQIRL
- a CDS encoding glycosyltransferase family 4 protein is translated as MRVLILHNRYRITSGEEAVVRAEQALLEARGHAVEVLEVDNSEIDGTLGKVKTAINVIYSQSSKKLVGDAISKFKPEVVHVHNFFPLLSPSVYFACNEAGIPIVQTLHNYRVLCAIASFYRDGRICEDCLGQPFGWSGVIHKCYRGSSIGSAAVSAMSSIHRWIGTWKERVDAYICLTEFSRQKFVQGGIPADKLFVKPNFVYPPSLSSEKSIDLDQNPYAVYVGRLYQEKGIGTLLEAWKRLDGKIKLKIVGDGPLAQQVKEETQYVSNVELLGKQPPELVNQLMANAQFVVVPSEWYETFGLVVIESFSVGTPVIASKIGALAELIDDGRNGLHFSPGDAEDLAVKIKWVLDNPDKLARMRQSSYNEFKVKYDAERNYEKLIGIYQNAINSKGRIRDV
- a CDS encoding GH39 family glycosyl hydrolase — encoded protein: MLKHRRAVLLSILVFLPPLLVGFMFGYPPIKQQLKNVRQQINERSLAGVQLKPPSKPIPNTLFSLHALNFQYGATWPTIPFGSWRSWDAAGTWAFVEKNKGEWNFQLLDQYISLAEESKAEVVLVLGLTPRWASARPDEDSPYQAGAAAEPKRIEDWRNYVRQIAMRYKDRVRYYEIWNEPNSQKFYSGSVKQLVDLSREAYQILKSIDPSIKVISPAMSPCCDSFKFLDNYLAEGGGNYADIIGYHFYVAPAKPEAMLPSIEQVKNLMIKHGLSNKPLWNTETGWRIQNRDINLEDELWAGAALSMDEASAYVARAYIISWAAGVERLYWYAWGHRSMGFTDYDGRTPKPVANAFAEVQKWLIGSVLTSCQSDEEGIWICEVRRDRDTVARIIWNSINNTDFDIPAEWNIQQVKTLNGRSYKLSSSVIQISPLPLLLEN
- a CDS encoding O-antigen ligase family protein produces the protein MNTNLSKEKGSRSPSNLFINISNVAFWFWFYLGISPALTYLLFRSMPTVAGPVTAVVTGIFAFLLGLGGVFGNRQEFRRIISVLPVKLVVLYSVWAGITVLWTGAPKPIAFVYWLILALQQYTVVRVLSCNSREEASFSCLKGFTLGSFFFALVPLIAQETDNEGRLGNEEFLHPNTIGHQLALAGLSSIYLILQSKGGLRQRLPYILILVVQLFTLLRSLSKTSIFCFLLASTVYIIRSKISLKKKLLITTVAGGIVALSSTMLLGYLDRYLNEQQGGEALTTATGRSSIWEMTWDYIQQNSILGYGFQSYRYTAPQIIGVRLVHAHNDVLNIWYTLGGIGLSLAILTYLSYTFCWIRAAKRRSPQEALGLALLLYSLIRGLTEATVDDLMTYSTPLMLLIAQWMALSKPTSMKNTS
- a CDS encoding oligosaccharide flippase family protein; protein product: MISVLKQWLDRVGSVKWALADQIVVSALNFITGILLARFLGIEAYGSFVLSYSALLYANTLQQALIIAPMLSIAPQLSGFDQSKYLRGMLSSQIALSTVLCTLIFIAANTVSYFVHSESFSSSLPLSLSILFFQLQDWLRRYYFVTRKSADAFINDLTSYGGQVLVLIILFNTNTLGTNSAFWAIAATSAFAFITGIFFESLYPLRQQVLKTFQKNWKSGFNLFLAGQINWLGSQGILVLSGLILGPQALGGLRAAQNITGPFNILFQGMENFVPIKASQRYAQSQLRGLSQFLFNFSLLGGIAIIIPCILISIFSRNLMVLAYGSEYLEYSYLVIWQLVISLLVFLCFQAFYFFRTINETHQIVFGSIISSSISVISTLILGPIVGVTGVMIATLFGQFGYIIYFTFVILRYLRNAGVKIM
- a CDS encoding GumC family protein, with amino-acid sequence MVPENHSDGIDLQQYWMTLRRHWLAAGLVFSATVAMCATITLLQKPTYRAGGQLLLKVDPLSRLTGVISPEIESEIADAAEVSTEAEVVQSIPFIQSVISSLNLVDESGKALTVEAFRQKLDVKTVRGTSTIRIAFEASNPKEAAEVVNKLLNLYLERNKLNNRAEATAAREFIEKQLPETLFRVQQTSAALKQFKQQNQFVAADDEAKAFSTTLQKLQENINATQAALSNSRARTISLQNQLNIDPSQAIILGSLSQAPGVQKPLEQLQDIQDQLAVARVRYRESAPLIISLRQKEEELRKLLQQRMSEVIGEQVSFQGGEIQIGALRENLIQELIKSEVDRYAFENQLATLTNQYSAQRQRAVILADLEQTQRQLALNLDAAQSTYETLLKRLQEVRLAENQNIGNAQIIESALVPEKPVSPKKLLNLIAGSAIGVILGILTAFILDYRDNTIKTSSDAKAIFRFPTLGVIPDFGKSSGSLRKNGRRNSFNIPVRDNPQSFISEIYRMIFTNLRHFHAGQNVKVVAVTSSIAGEGKSTLAANLALAASEACNKTLLIDADLRRSSQHTMWGITSSFGLADVLSGQVELQEAVQRVKELDILPAGNLSSNSLALLTSQRMRHLIQALTQSYDFVVIDTPPLLVSADTSVIGKATDGILMVVRPGVIARQNAASAQELLQQSGQRVLGQVVNAADLAMEADNQPYYNQDYYEVGQSLLKNQEKFNVNNF
- a CDS encoding WecB/TagA/CpsF family glycosyltransferase yields the protein MVLESGVSRKVIGFSVTALPFDEQVSIILDWAKDWSSKFVCIANVHMLVEAYRNPSFASVLNTSDLVTPDGMPLVWMLRSMGVKNQDRVAGLDVMLALCKRASEKNIGVFFLGSDGSTLEKMRAKLEQEFPSLTILGMEPLPFRPLSEEEDEAVIQKLNSSKCGLVFVSLGCPKQEVWMAQHRGKVQAVMLGLGGAFPVYAGIYKRAPYFIRSLGLEWLYRLIQEPRRLWRRYGITIPIFLWLAIMQLLTFKRTPSVRA